A stretch of DNA from Streptomyces venezuelae:
CGGTCCGCACCGAGCTCCGGGGAGATCACCACCGGGCGGGCCGCCGCCGCGACCGCGCTCACGATCTCCTCGGCGACCCGCGCCGCGAACCCGGTCGCCGCGCAGCCGGACCGGGCCTCGCACAGACCGGCCGGGCCGGACGGAACGCCGGCGTCCGCACCGGGGGCGAAGAGGATCTCCGTCCCGGACTCGACGGCGAGGTCCCGCCAGGTGAACGACGTCAGTACCGGGTACACGGCGGCGGTCACCGGGGGGAACCGGCGCAGTGCCTCGGCCACGGCCTCCTCCGGGGTGGCCGCGGCCCCCACGGCGAGCAGCGCCAGGGCCTGGAGCGAGGTGCCCGCGGCGGCCTCGGACACCAGGGCGAGCAGGTGCGCGACACCCGGGACACGGTCCTCCGGGCCCGCGTCCTCCGGGCTCCGAGCCTCCGGCACCGCGGCTCCCGGCGCCCCGGTGTCCCGGACTGCGGCTCCCGGCGCCCCGGCTTCCGGTGCCGCGGGGTCCCCGTCCGCCGGGTACAGCGCGAGTCGTCGCCGCAGGGCTGCGGCCCGGGACGCGTACGTCCGGGTGCCCGCGGCGGCCGTCGTCGCCGCGAGGACCTCGCTGAGCAGAGTGTCCTCGGCCGCCGCCGCGGCCACCACCACGCGCCGGCTCAGCCGCAGCATGCGGCCGTACCAGTCGTCCCACTCCAGCGTGCCGTCCCCGCGCCGGGCCATGAGCAGCCGGCCCACCTCCTCGGCCACCGGTGCGGCCAGCTCCGCCACCGGGACCGCCGGCTCACAGGCCGCCGTCGCGTGCGGCGACAGCCCGTACCGCCGTCCGCCGGCCGTCAGGCCCACCGCGGGCCCCAGCGCGCCCGCCTCCTCGGCCCGGACCAGCAGGTCCTCCGCTTCACCGGCTCCTCCGGAGGGCACCAGGAAGGTGCCGAACGGCGTGCGCACCTGCACCGGTTGCCCGGACCCGGTCCGCCGCAGGTACGCCGGCAGCAGCCGCGTCACCCCCGCCCCGGACAGCGCGTCCGGCCCGAGTTCCAGGCCCAGCCCCAGCGCCCGGGCCGGGGCCGCCACCCACGGCAGCCGCTGCGCGACCATGGCCGCGCTGAACACGGCGTTCTCCAGGGGCCAGGCCGTCGCGGGCCGCCGCGCAGCCGTGTCGGCCTCGTTGTCCACAGTGGTCATCGGTCGGTCTCCCTCGTGGTCACTTGTCGCGCAGCATGTACGGCTGGTTGCCGACGACCTTGCCGTCGTAGGCCGTGATGAGCTTGTTGACCTGGTCCCGGTAGTGCGACAGCTCCCCGCGCAGCGAGTCGGAGTACGCCTGGGGGGCGTGCGACAGCGGGTAGTCGTACGTCTCGTCCAGCCAGTCCAGTTCGACCCAGTTGCCGGGGGTGTCGTGGGGCGAGGCCGGTCCGCGGCCGTCCAGGGTCGGGATCACATCGTGCTTGTTGACCAGACTGATCACCTGGGTGGTGTGGTCGGCGGGCCGCTTCCCGTCGATCGGGGAGCCCAGCGTGATCACATGGGTGACCCGGTACACCGAGGCCACGTCCAGGTCCGTCGCCAGGTTCATCGCGGTCAGCCCGCCCAGGCTGTGGCCGACGAACATGACCTCCGCACCCTCGGGCACCCCGGCCCGCTGCAGCAGCTTCTTCGCCGCCCGGGTGTACGTGGTGTCGGTGCGCAGCAGCCCGTCGAAGGCGCCCACCAGGTCCTGCGGGGTGCTGTTGCGGAGCCCTCCGAAGCTGGTCCCGGGCAGCAGCAGCACGTACCGGACGGCGCCGTCGGTGCACTCGATCCGGCGCAGCAGCACCAGGCCGTGGTTGCCCAGGGCCCCGATGTCGTTGATGTAGCTCACGAGGTCGTTGCCGGAGGTCGCCAGGCGCCTCGCCAGGATGGAGTCCGGCTCGGTCCGCTCGGCCCGTCCCGGCCCGGGGTTGAGGATGCCGAGCAGCGAACTCGGCAGGCCGAGGAACGGATCCGTGGCCGGGACCCCGCCGGCCAGCGTCACCCAGGAGAAGTCGTCGTTGACCGGGTTCTCGTCGAGCAGCCCCGCCAGCGCCAGCAGCTCCATGATCACGGGGCTGAGGGTGGTCAGGGCCCGGGTCACCCCCAGCTGCTCGACCAGCCCGTACAGCGCCCGCAGCGCCTCCGTCCGGTCCCCGGCCACCATGGCGTCCGTGAGGCGCCGGGCCGCCGCGGTCTCCAGGTTCGGGTGGTCGGCCGCAGCCGCCCTGATCCGCAGGGCGAAGGCGTCCACGGCCATGGCCACCTTGGCGGGCCGGCGGTAGGTCAGATTCCCTGCCATCCGGGCCAGTTCGCCGACGATCCCGCCGTTCGCCCCGAACCCGAGTCCCGCCGGGTTGGTCAGCGCCCGGGCGCAGGCCGCCGCCGCGCCGAAGGCCCAGACGGGACGCCGCAGCGCCTCCA
This window harbors:
- a CDS encoding lipase family protein gives rise to the protein MVDTADRRLPVRRQPKGTADGPPPAGPAADRGTDPELLIAASVLLADAALTAKQAGAELTGALSSWRFGLEALRRPVWAFGAAAACARALTNPAGLGFGANGGIVGELARMAGNLTYRRPAKVAMAVDAFALRIRAAAADHPNLETAAARRLTDAMVAGDRTEALRALYGLVEQLGVTRALTTLSPVIMELLALAGLLDENPVNDDFSWVTLAGGVPATDPFLGLPSSLLGILNPGPGRAERTEPDSILARRLATSGNDLVSYINDIGALGNHGLVLLRRIECTDGAVRYVLLLPGTSFGGLRNSTPQDLVGAFDGLLRTDTTYTRAAKKLLQRAGVPEGAEVMFVGHSLGGLTAMNLATDLDVASVYRVTHVITLGSPIDGKRPADHTTQVISLVNKHDVIPTLDGRGPASPHDTPGNWVELDWLDETYDYPLSHAPQAYSDSLRGELSHYRDQVNKLITAYDGKVVGNQPYMLRDK